TGCACAAGTTCCTTTGATCTTTGTTGTTAGGTTCTTTCAAGTTCCTTTAAGTTTAAACACTCATCTGGGAGGTTGGGTTTCTTTCAATGGGACCCATTAAAGGGTtcaagagaaggaaaaaaaccGCAGACAAGAAGGTGGTTGACCACAATGTCCTGCCTTCTTCTTTAGGGTCTCAATCTCAGCCTTTGGATTGGTGGGATGAGTTCTCCAACAGGATTTCAGGTATTGTAAATAACATACTTCTCTACTGTTCCTCAATGTTTTTAAGGCATTTGATTCTGTTTTGCTTgaacatgtatataaatgatTATTAGAAAGGCTGCTGTTGGGTTTTGCTTtatgtttaatgaaatttcatgACTTGGGTCCAAATGGGtctcttttaatttgattgaatggtaTGAGATGGAGCTTTGCTGGGTTTAAATTATCTGCAAGATTTGAAGCTTTTTATCTATATCGTATTTTGGTTTTGTGGATTGCTTTCATTGCTGGGAATTTGGCTTGTCCTATGTAGTGCTCCAAGAGGCATTTGTTAGGTTTTTTGTCTAAAAAGTTTTCTGATAAAATTTCTGTTTTAGGACATAGGTTGAAAACACAACTGTAGTGACTAGATTGATGTTTTGAGATATTTTGGGTATAATGCAGTTTGTATTCGTGCTTTGTCTGCCTGTGATGTTGCGCTTTTCACCAGCTCTGTTCGTCAATGGTTTATCATGACAGGCATTGTTTTCTTAAGGAGATGAGTTCAATCCATATGTTTATAGTTACTAGGATATAAACCAGTATGGACTAAGTATTAGAAATGAAGTATGTGCATCTTGAAAGGCTAAGCAACAGGTCTCCCGAGCTCTATTTTGACCCTTTTACTCGCATTTGCAGAACAAATTTTTGAGTCACTGCACAATTAGCTTCTTTTTCGGTGTTGCTTGTTGCTTGAATGTAAAATGTCTCTTCATTGAACTGCAATCAGATGACTGATATCCATGCTCGGATAAATTTCTTATTGCAATATGTCATTTTGATCGAACCTTGGTTTTGTTGTTATGAAGTAATCTATTAAGTGTTCTGTGAAGAACGAATATGTTACGCACATACAGATCATCTCGAAACTAGGTGATATTTAGCAGCGTAAGTAGTGGTCTAGAAGACCATAATACATCTGAATACCGATGTTGATATCTCCATTTAAGTGGTACTTTTGCTTATGTAATGACTGCAAGTGGCTCGGGCTATGGTTCTATTGTCATCGATTTCTCTTAGTCATATAATGTGCTTTAAATGTGTCTCTGTTGTTAATGAGAGAACAAAGCTTGTGGATATGCCAGAACAGTTGAGCTCTTTGAACTTATATTTTGGGGTATCGGATATTGTTTGAATTTAAGATTACAAGTGCAATGTCATTGATATATGCTGGGAGCAGTGAGCCTTATGGTTTGAGTTTCATTGCTTTTGTCACTGTTTAGGTCCTTTATCCCAATCAAAGGGTTCACAAAGTTTCGAATCGGTTTTCAGAATTTCGAGAAAGACATTCAACTACATCTGTTCGCTAGTGAAGGACGATCTGATGGCTAGGCAATCGAGCTACACCGATATAAATGGCAAGCCTTTGTCTCTAAATGATCAAGTTGCCGTTGCTCTCAGAAGGCTTAGCTCTGGCGAGTCATTATCGATCATTGGTGATACTTTTGGGATGAATCAATCAACTGTTTCTCAGATAACCTGGCGGTTTGTGGAATCAATGGAGGAAAGAGGGCTGCATCATCTCAGTTGGCCTTCAACCGAAGAAGAAATGGAACAAATGAAGTCAAAGTTCGAGAAAATACGGGGCCTTCCTAATTGCTGCGGTGCGATCGACATCACGCACGTTGTCATGACTCTGCCTACAATGGACCCTTCGAATCATGTCTGGTTCGATCGGGAGAAGAACTACAGCATGGTCTTGCAGGCAGTTGTGGACCCTGAGATGAGATTCCGTGATGTGATTGTTGGGTGGCCAGGAAGTTTAAGTGATGCCGTTGTCCTACAGAGCTCGGGTTTATTCAGACTTTCCGAAGAAGGAAAGAGGCTAAACGGAAAGAAGCTAAACATTTCAGAAGGAACAGAAATAAGAGAATATATAATAGGGGATGCAGGTTTTCCCCTATTGCCGTGGCTTTTTACTCCTTATCAAGGGAAAGGCCTCTCAGATCTTCAAATCAAGTTCAATAAACGACATGCTGCAACCAGAATGGTAGCCGAGATGGCTCTGGCAAGGCTCAAGGAGATGTGGAGAATAATACATGGGGTGATGTGGATGCCCGATAGAAACAGATTGCCGAGAATCATTCTCGTTTGCTGCTTGTTGCACAACATTCTTATCGATCTTGAGGACGACGTGCTGGATGATATGTCATTGTCCCATCAGCATGACATTGATTATCGTCGACAAAATTGTGAATCATTCGACCAATCTGCCTCGATCACTAGAGACAAACTTTCTCTCTACTTAACAGGAAAATTGCCACCTTGAAAGTACCACGGTAATTTTCCCAGGTATTTCGGTTGCACATCAAGGTTATCTATCTTAACTCGAAAATGAAACGAGTTTCAAGACATAAATTTCTGTTGATTTACGTCTATTAGTCGAACTAGAAAGTACTATTCCGAAGCAGGTTATCTATTTTCAGCTTTGATAGCGTAGCATGTTGTTTGTAATTTCTGATATTCTTCAAATTTTGCAGACATGGATGATTATTTAAAGGTGTAGTCCTTGTCGAGTCAAGCTCAATCAATGGAGCAAGCTGAGTTTGAGAATGTTGGAGTTTCTTAATGCTTAGTTGGAGTAGCTCgtaagcttaatttttttttttttattcctatAGAAATAGAGCTTAGATTCAATAATTCAAAGTACTCTTTTTGTCCActaaatttctcactttttgattttagtattttattttattattttaaattttgacaaaaatttgaaaaatggtatcataatatattttaaagcaCGAGTTTagataaactttttttatttttatcatattttaaattcacatttaaaaataattataatgtttaatttagaattattaattaaaaagttaaaataaaatagaagtgataattacaaatttaaaataaatagaatttaaattataattattaattaaaaatttgaaataaaattgaagtgataattatagatttaaaataaatagaatttaaattataattattaattaaaaatacatgttaattttaaagtagTGTTACTACTTGAATAAAATTCTATGCATAAAATATAAGATAGTTGTaataattataatcatataatttaggatttttagtttaaaattttgacatgaacAAAAAGtgtggtaatttttttaaattatgttaattttattaatataaaatagagttattaattgaataaaattttaagtattttaaataacatttaattaatattagagttaattatgttaattagttattattttaataatattaatttatattaattacataaagtaaaattatattggacgttgaatatgataaaatattttaattattatttaaaaattttctattataatatttgaattgataagttaatatattttaattatgttcaataattcaaaaaatcattattcactaattactacaattaaaaatataatatttaaaataataatcaaatattaaattaagtaaaatcatatgcaatattcaatgaaatatttttaaatatattttgtaaaatgtaattaattaaatatttaattgaagttaaagtttaaaaattaatttcaaaatgttaacTATGATTTATTTTAGATAGAAATATCTCTATAATTCCATGAAATCCATTCATGGTCTGAAAACGTCTTAGGTAACAATATTTGGCGGCTGAATTACATATAaatgctgtttttttttttgagaaattaggctgaaaattttgaaatttatcgattaatattattttggatagAGAAAGGAAAACGTGTTTtcactttgctaaaaattattattatttccttgCGGTTGGAAATTAAAAGTTCTAGGATTTATTTTTATCCGTGTTTGAGATAaacattgttataattttaaggtATGTTTGAATTTATGATGGTGTCATGGAGCTGAGTGACCTACAAATTCCATTTGGCATGTGCATATGGAGTCATCACCCGAGAAGTTAGATCGCATTGTAACTCAAGGTCACAGTTGACGATAATTATTCGGTCTCGGATTGAAGTGCAACTAGGGCTTCAAATTTACAAAGGTTATACTGTCAATGGATGGAGCATAAATGAAGCCTCACTTGACAATGGTTATGCGGGTATGACAACGAGTTTCTCATTGTCAGAGGAGGATGCTTTATAAAACCAAACAGAAGTACGAGGAAGAAAAATGCAATGACATTTTAGTATAATCAAGTAATTCGTTTTATCTATGTCCACCGAAGGCGGTGACCCCATTACTATAACTTGCGACAAAACTGGGGTGTAATAGGTTTTACTAACAAGTCATCGCCTTCGATGGAGATAAATAACACGAATTACTTGATTATACTAGAATGACcctacattttttttcttcacacTTCCATATGAGTTTTATAAAGCATGCTCCTCTAATAAGGAGAAACTCATTGTCGTGCCCGCATAACCACTGTTAACTAGGGCCACAGTTACGCCACATCCCTTGACAACATAacctttgtaaacttgaagccTTAGTTACACTTCAACCTGAGACCGCATAATCACCATCAACTTGGACCTCAAGTTGCAATGCGATCCTGACTTCTTAGGTGATGGCTTCATACTCACACAATAGGTGAAATTTGTAGGTAACTGAGCTCTAGGACATCATCGTAAACTCAAACACAACTTAAAACTATGACTATGTCTCCCTCatagaaaatgagaaataaatctttacacccaaaaattttattatgtaagaaaaagaaaaaaacaatttatagaAGACAGAGATATGATGGAGGAATGACCATTTATATAGGGGATGGGGCGagggtaaaaaagaaaaattttaattttatattaggaATCTCGGGTTGCAATGTGTGAAATTATCCCAAGAATGTCACACCCCAGAAAACAGTTCAGTAAAATTAGATTTGTGAATTGAGAGTGGTCACACCCctatttttaagattatctTTGTgtgtttaatatataaaatgagttatttgtttaatggttaagtgttaATAAAATTGTCCTTGAAACCCATGTTTGAATCTCttctttcatattatttttattattttttaaattttgcttcAAACCCTAGTAAGTGTCATGGTTTGTTTTAAGAATAAATGATGtaagaatttatataaaatgagGCTGCTGGTTTTCTTTTCACTTGTTGCACATCCTTACTTCCATTTTATTCACTTTTCCCTTGTTAAATCAACCCTTAATCTTGTCATTTAAGTGTGcatctaatttcattttaatcgTCATCTCAGATCTTCAAACCGATGTAGCATAAGTTGATCTAACCAATTAGATTTCGTTTTCCTTCTTGAtcactatttggctgaaccccAGAGGGGTGTTCCAAGGCTGGTTTTGATTGTGTTTAATTGTATTAACTGCAGATCGGATCTAGGGTTAGCCAGATTTATAGTGGGGAAGTGCGGACTTTTTCAGATTTACGGATTTCAGGTGTGGGATTTAAATCAATTGTGAACAGTGTATATGTGTGTATTATTTTTCATGCTGGCTGACTAATGTTGTTGTACCAAATACTTATTGATCAACCTCCAATTAGCTGTAACTGGTTACTCTCGTTATTGACTTGCTAGTTAGTTTGCCTCAATTTTGTTGCTCAACTTTGCACCGTTTGCCATCTAAATGTGCTGCCTACTGTTTGGGTGccaattaactttaatttcttgttgttttagcaTGTTGTGTGTTGGTCGATCAGTCCTTAATTATAATCGTCAATTGCCTAAGTGCATGCCCACTGTTCTGCTTCATTGaatgcatgttaagcatgttgttattttatgtatctctTGTTTGCACGATTGTAAAGCATGCCACTGTTTTGATTATTGATCGCGTGATCATGGCATGCTTCTGTATTATATTGTATCTGATTCTACTATTCTGATATAATGACATTACCCATTGCATTGGGGTTTGGGTTGATTGGAGACAAAGGATATCTATGGAGTTTTGGTGGTATATTCGCAATTAATGGAGTTCTGGCGGTAAATCTACAATTTTAGAATTATGTTTGGAGTTCTGGTGATTTGCTCGCATATTGTTCTGGCGATTGATTCGCAACACTGTTCTGGTGGTTTGTCCACATAATTTCACTTGTAGTATAACtacgatttttttttgttaccgGTGGTTTAATAATGAGCTAAGGCTCCTTCTAATATGGTGTGTATGGTTAGATATGGTGTGTAACAGATGGTTGGG
This genomic window from Gossypium raimondii isolate GPD5lz chromosome 10, ASM2569854v1, whole genome shotgun sequence contains:
- the LOC105778156 gene encoding protein ALP1-like; translated protein: MGPIKGFKRRKKTADKKVVDHNVLPSSLGSQSQPLDWWDEFSNRISGPLSQSKGSQSFESVFRISRKTFNYICSLVKDDLMARQSSYTDINGKPLSLNDQVAVALRRLSSGESLSIIGDTFGMNQSTVSQITWRFVESMEERGLHHLSWPSTEEEMEQMKSKFEKIRGLPNCCGAIDITHVVMTLPTMDPSNHVWFDREKNYSMVLQAVVDPEMRFRDVIVGWPGSLSDAVVLQSSGLFRLSEEGKRLNGKKLNISEGTEIREYIIGDAGFPLLPWLFTPYQGKGLSDLQIKFNKRHAATRMVAEMALARLKEMWRIIHGVMWMPDRNRLPRIILVCCLLHNILIDLEDDVLDDMSLSHQHDIDYRRQNCESFDQSASITRDKLSLYLTGKLPP